The Algoriphagus sanaruensis genome window below encodes:
- a CDS encoding efflux RND transporter periplasmic adaptor subunit — MTNKKSNKLLYYLLGAVGLILVIAIIGKSAGWIGGVKETEVEFATVKKTSIVEKVSASGEIQPEIEVKLSPDVAGEIIELNVEEGDSVEMGKLLVKIRPDNFVSALERTRANLNQQMANLAQSKAALQRAEAQFTQAELNFNRQKKLYQEKAISEADYESAQANYISSQKDLEAAKQNVVAAEFIVKSSQASVNEASENLRLTNVNSPVSGIVSSLKVEKGERVVGTQQMAGTEMMTIADLTQMEVRVDVNENDIVRLSLGDTTLIEVDAYSSTGKKFKGIVTSIANTANTKASPDAVTEFKVKIRILNSSYEDLVKAGNRYPFRPGMTASVEIMTTSKDNAIAIPLSSVTTREDQMDTLAGGTTKLRELVFVSENGKAKAVKVKTGISDYENIEILEGLKEGDEVISGPYFIVSKELKEGDAVKKAEPKTPESKK; from the coding sequence ATGACCAACAAAAAATCAAACAAACTACTCTATTACCTCCTCGGAGCGGTAGGTCTTATTCTTGTGATTGCCATAATCGGAAAATCTGCAGGATGGATCGGCGGAGTAAAAGAAACTGAAGTGGAATTTGCCACAGTTAAGAAAACTTCCATTGTAGAGAAAGTAAGTGCTTCTGGAGAAATTCAGCCTGAAATCGAAGTTAAACTCTCTCCTGACGTCGCTGGTGAAATCATCGAACTCAATGTGGAGGAAGGTGATTCAGTCGAAATGGGCAAGCTGCTCGTGAAGATTCGTCCTGACAACTTCGTTTCCGCTTTGGAAAGAACACGAGCAAACCTAAATCAGCAAATGGCTAATTTAGCGCAAAGCAAAGCTGCACTCCAGCGTGCTGAGGCTCAATTCACCCAAGCAGAACTTAACTTCAATCGTCAGAAAAAACTTTATCAAGAGAAAGCTATTTCTGAGGCAGACTATGAATCTGCACAGGCTAACTATATTTCTTCTCAAAAAGACTTAGAAGCAGCCAAGCAGAATGTAGTTGCTGCTGAATTTATCGTCAAAAGTTCTCAAGCTTCAGTGAATGAAGCCTCAGAAAACCTTCGATTGACCAATGTCAATTCTCCAGTTTCAGGTATTGTTTCAAGCTTGAAAGTAGAGAAAGGAGAACGTGTGGTAGGTACCCAGCAAATGGCAGGTACTGAGATGATGACCATCGCTGATCTTACCCAAATGGAAGTCCGTGTAGATGTCAATGAAAACGACATTGTGAGACTTTCTTTGGGAGACACAACCTTGATTGAAGTAGATGCCTATTCGTCCACCGGAAAAAAATTCAAGGGAATTGTGACCAGCATAGCCAATACTGCAAATACAAAAGCTTCCCCAGATGCAGTTACTGAATTCAAAGTAAAAATCAGAATTCTAAATAGCTCTTATGAAGATTTGGTAAAAGCAGGAAACCGCTATCCTTTCAGACCTGGTATGACAGCATCTGTGGAAATCATGACCACAAGCAAGGATAATGCAATTGCCATCCCACTTTCATCCGTAACTACCCGCGAAGACCAAATGGATACACTAGCTGGAGGCACCACCAAACTCCGAGAATTGGTTTTTGTCTCTGAAAATGGAAAAGCGAAAGCTGTGAAAGTAAAAACAGGCATTTCTGATTACGAAAACATCGAGATTTTAGAAGGACTAAAAGAAGGTGATGAAGTAATTTCTGGCCCTTACTTTATTGTTTCCAAAGAGCTTAAAGAAGGCGATGCCGTTAAAAAAGCTGAACCTAAAACTCCAGAAAGCAAGAAATAA
- a CDS encoding TolC family protein: protein MRKLFTVALLALGFQIPSFAQQEITGPVDLLTCVEVALENNLTLRRTEINQENFEADLLASQGRRIPSLSSGASSGYRWGRSINPVTNLFETRRIGNINVSASSNVPIFNGMRINNSIAQARKNLESGQYSLQATRNTITLSVINLFIDVVFNREQVKIAENQLKTTTEQLERTKKLVEAGSLPLSNQLDLQSQNATNELNLINAINGLRLAKLALTQAMVIPFNENFDVIEPEYEVNQAELTSSTPAEIFEVALTVLPQIKAAEANVEVAEYGVKIAKGAFYPTVGAGVSIFSNYVDQAFLPGSTEVIPFRTQIDNNLSQSGNIQLNIPIFSNFSNKASLQRARVQQRLAEVAAEEAKNTLRQDIETAYTQALAAEQSYQASLIRIKSLEETFRVSKQQFELGAINSVDFQVAQNNLFNAQADLINAKYAYIFRVKVLDFYLGNPLNIY, encoded by the coding sequence ATGAGAAAACTTTTTACGGTAGCATTGCTGGCATTGGGTTTCCAAATTCCAAGCTTTGCCCAACAAGAAATCACTGGGCCGGTTGATCTACTGACTTGTGTAGAAGTAGCTTTGGAAAACAATCTGACACTACGACGAACTGAAATCAACCAAGAAAACTTTGAAGCTGATCTCCTCGCAAGCCAAGGTAGAAGAATACCATCCCTTAGTTCTGGTGCAAGTTCTGGCTACAGATGGGGTCGTTCCATCAACCCAGTAACCAACCTCTTCGAAACAAGAAGAATCGGTAACATCAACGTATCAGCAAGCTCCAACGTGCCAATTTTTAACGGCATGCGAATCAACAACAGTATTGCTCAGGCGCGAAAAAACTTGGAATCTGGTCAATACTCGCTTCAAGCCACCAGAAACACCATTACGCTTAGTGTCATTAACTTATTTATTGATGTTGTATTCAATAGGGAGCAGGTGAAAATTGCTGAAAACCAGCTCAAAACTACGACTGAACAACTAGAACGTACCAAGAAGCTCGTTGAAGCAGGCTCCTTGCCTCTTTCCAATCAGCTTGATCTACAATCTCAAAATGCAACAAACGAGCTCAATTTGATTAATGCAATCAATGGATTAAGACTCGCCAAACTTGCTTTGACTCAGGCAATGGTTATCCCATTCAATGAAAATTTTGATGTGATCGAACCTGAATACGAAGTCAATCAGGCCGAACTAACCTCCAGTACACCTGCTGAGATCTTTGAAGTGGCTTTGACGGTTTTACCTCAAATCAAGGCAGCTGAAGCCAATGTAGAGGTTGCCGAGTATGGCGTTAAAATCGCCAAAGGGGCATTTTATCCAACAGTTGGTGCGGGGGTTTCTATTTTTTCTAACTATGTAGACCAGGCTTTCCTTCCAGGTTCAACTGAAGTGATTCCTTTCAGAACACAAATTGATAACAACCTGTCTCAATCCGGAAATATCCAGCTCAACATTCCTATTTTCTCGAATTTCAGTAATAAAGCCTCCTTACAGCGTGCTCGTGTACAGCAAAGACTAGCTGAAGTAGCTGCTGAAGAAGCCAAAAATACTCTTCGCCAAGACATTGAAACTGCATATACTCAAGCACTGGCAGCGGAACAAAGCTATCAAGCTTCTCTTATCCGAATTAAAAGTCTGGAGGAAACCTTCCGAGTTTCAAAACAACAATTTGAGCTAGGCGCAATCAACTCAGTAGATTTTCAGGTTGCCCAAAACAACTTGTTCAACGCGCAAGCTGACCTTATCAATGCTAAATATGCCTACATTTTCCGAGTGAAAGTTTTGGATTTCTATCTCGGCAACCCGCTTAATATTTACTAA
- the sdaAB gene encoding L-serine ammonia-lyase, iron-sulfur-dependent subunit beta produces MANKSSVFDMIGPVMIGPSSSHTAGVVRIARVAVRLLGGVPDEVVVTFYNSFARTYEGHGSDRAIIGGLMDFRTDDSRIKNALEIAVEKGFNFKFKSIGNSSVHHPNTIKLNLKKGERSMEVIGESLGGGVINIAEVDGFMANFSAQAHTLIIKADDISGAIAFISSVIAQEKTNIATMSVSRKGKNDLACHVIEMDSGIREITAQYLRSLPWVKELIYIPDIDL; encoded by the coding sequence ATGGCCAACAAGAGTAGTGTATTTGATATGATAGGTCCAGTGATGATTGGACCCTCCTCTTCGCATACGGCGGGAGTGGTCAGAATTGCACGTGTAGCAGTAAGATTATTGGGTGGAGTTCCAGATGAAGTAGTAGTCACTTTCTATAACTCTTTCGCAAGAACTTATGAAGGTCATGGAAGTGACCGAGCAATAATTGGGGGTCTGATGGATTTCAGAACAGATGACAGCCGGATCAAAAATGCCTTGGAAATTGCAGTAGAAAAGGGATTTAACTTCAAGTTTAAGTCCATCGGAAACTCCTCTGTTCACCATCCCAATACCATCAAACTCAATCTCAAAAAAGGCGAGCGATCGATGGAAGTAATTGGAGAAAGTTTGGGAGGTGGGGTGATCAATATCGCTGAGGTAGATGGCTTCATGGCTAATTTTTCTGCCCAAGCTCATACCTTGATTATCAAAGCCGATGATATTTCTGGTGCTATTGCCTTTATTTCCAGTGTCATTGCTCAGGAAAAAACCAATATTGCCACCATGTCTGTTTCTAGAAAAGGAAAGAATGACTTAGCTTGCCACGTCATTGAAATGGATTCAGGGATTAGAGAGATCACAGCTCAGTATTTGAGATCACTACCTTGGGTCAAGGAACTCATTTATATCCCAGACATTGATCTGTAA
- a CDS encoding sodium/sugar symporter, whose translation MLLEPIDLIVFLGYCFLIIGMGIFVSREKKGHVKNSSDYFLASKALPWWAVGASLIASNISAEQFIGMSGSGFALGLAISTYEWMAAATLLVVAIFFLPVYIKKGIYTMPGFLLDRYDSRVRTTMAVFWLLLYVFVNLTSVLYLGALSLNTILNVPLTYGIIGLALFAMVYSIYGGLKAVAWTDVIQVVFLIAGGLATTYIALGMVGNGDFWEGLNLLRKEVPGHFSMILSKGEMMIPDGKGGTRDAYLDLPGLSVLIGGMWITNLSYWGFNQYITQRALAAKSLDEAQKGMIFAGFLKLLMPLIVVIPGIAALVIVNKGADLGFIESMKDPVTGLVKSDRAYPTLLQILPTGLKGLAFAALTAAIVSSLASMANSTSTIFTMDIYRKFAGDQVSESKQVKVGRITAVVAFIIAAIVAPALGQLDQAFQFIQEYTGFISPGVFAIFFFGVFWKKTTSNAALVGASLSIPLSVVLKVIFPALPFIDRMGVVFLVLAALMIIISLIEGKGKDHPNAIEVNGELFRTSTSFKIGAIMIAGIIAALYTIFW comes from the coding sequence ATGCTACTAGAACCCATTGACCTAATCGTGTTTCTTGGCTACTGCTTTCTCATCATTGGAATGGGGATCTTTGTATCCCGTGAGAAAAAAGGCCATGTCAAAAACTCCTCGGATTACTTCCTTGCATCCAAAGCGCTCCCTTGGTGGGCGGTTGGTGCATCTTTGATCGCATCAAATATTTCAGCAGAGCAATTTATCGGAATGTCTGGTTCCGGTTTTGCCTTGGGATTGGCGATCTCCACCTACGAATGGATGGCTGCAGCTACTTTATTGGTAGTGGCTATCTTTTTCTTACCAGTTTATATCAAGAAAGGAATCTACACCATGCCGGGCTTTTTGCTCGATCGTTACGATTCAAGAGTTCGTACAACCATGGCCGTTTTCTGGTTGTTGCTCTATGTCTTTGTCAACTTGACTTCCGTATTGTACCTCGGTGCATTGAGTTTAAATACTATTCTTAATGTGCCTTTAACCTATGGCATTATTGGTTTGGCTCTCTTTGCGATGGTTTATTCCATTTATGGAGGTTTGAAAGCGGTAGCTTGGACGGATGTGATTCAAGTGGTTTTCCTGATAGCGGGTGGTTTGGCGACGACCTATATCGCACTAGGAATGGTTGGTAATGGCGATTTCTGGGAAGGACTAAACTTACTTAGAAAAGAAGTTCCTGGACATTTTTCGATGATTTTGTCCAAAGGTGAAATGATGATCCCTGACGGAAAGGGAGGAACAAGAGATGCCTATTTGGATCTACCTGGTTTATCAGTATTGATCGGTGGGATGTGGATTACCAACTTGAGTTATTGGGGTTTTAACCAATACATCACACAGCGAGCTCTTGCAGCAAAAAGCCTTGATGAAGCCCAAAAAGGGATGATTTTCGCTGGATTTTTGAAATTATTGATGCCTTTGATTGTAGTAATTCCTGGTATTGCTGCTTTGGTTATTGTGAATAAAGGTGCTGATTTAGGATTTATCGAGTCTATGAAAGATCCCGTGACTGGATTGGTTAAATCTGACCGAGCTTATCCAACCTTATTGCAGATTTTGCCTACTGGTTTAAAAGGTTTGGCATTTGCAGCTCTGACCGCTGCGATCGTTTCTTCCCTTGCTTCTATGGCGAATAGTACTTCTACCATTTTTACCATGGATATCTATCGAAAGTTTGCCGGAGATCAGGTGAGTGAATCCAAGCAAGTAAAAGTAGGACGAATCACTGCGGTGGTTGCGTTTATTATTGCTGCGATTGTGGCCCCAGCTTTGGGTCAATTGGATCAGGCTTTCCAGTTTATTCAGGAATATACAGGGTTCATTAGTCCAGGTGTATTTGCGATTTTCTTCTTTGGAGTTTTCTGGAAAAAGACCACTTCAAATGCTGCTTTGGTTGGAGCTTCTTTGAGTATTCCACTTTCGGTTGTTTTGAAGGTGATTTTCCCAGCTCTTCCGTTCATTGATCGAATGGGAGTTGTATTCCTAGTTCTAGCTGCACTTATGATTATTATTTCACTCATCGAAGGAAAAGGTAAAGACCATCCAAATGCGATTGAGGTAAATGGTGAGTTGTTTAGAACAAGTACCAGTTTCAAAATTGGTGCGATCATGATTGCAGGAATTATTGCAGCTCTTTACACGATCTTCTGGTAA
- a CDS encoding xylulokinase, giving the protein MRKLLLGLDIGSSSVKASLLDADLGRAIVSKAFPEEEMPIDAPETGWAEQDPEMWWTYVKQTIQFVLKKAEVKTGELKGIGIAYQMHGLVLVDKNHQVLRPSIIWCDSRAVSIGDQAFQALGSEYCLPHLLNSPGNFTASKLRWVMENEPEVAAKIHKIMLPGDFIAMKLSGEILTSETGLSEGIFWDFKANGLSKPLLKQMGISESLIPDAVPSFSIQGKVTVEASKETGIEAGVPIAYRAGDQPNNAFSLNVLKPGELATTAGTSGTVYGVCDTPLYDPESRVNTFVHVNHAAKAPSYGVLLCVNGTGILNSWLKRVMGGARISYEEMNSLGGSAPIGSDGLVFIPFGNGVERIMRNKPVGAHLLGLDLLKHDKRHLIRSAQEGIVCALTYGFRIMKDMGMNLKTVKAGHANMFLSPLFRKTFVHMNQVNLELYDTDGAQGAARGAGIGVGLYHSEAEAFQGLQLLETVEPNTNFYEPYEEAYHHWENRLKEVM; this is encoded by the coding sequence ATGAGAAAATTATTGTTAGGCTTGGATATCGGAAGTTCTTCGGTGAAGGCTTCCCTTTTAGATGCTGACTTAGGCCGAGCAATTGTTTCCAAGGCATTTCCGGAGGAAGAAATGCCAATAGATGCCCCTGAAACTGGGTGGGCTGAGCAAGATCCGGAGATGTGGTGGACGTATGTCAAGCAGACTATTCAATTTGTACTCAAAAAAGCTGAAGTAAAAACTGGCGAACTTAAAGGAATTGGGATCGCTTATCAGATGCATGGATTAGTCTTGGTGGATAAAAACCACCAAGTCCTTCGTCCTTCGATTATCTGGTGCGACAGTCGGGCTGTATCCATTGGTGATCAGGCATTTCAGGCCCTGGGGTCAGAATATTGCTTGCCTCATTTGTTGAATTCTCCTGGAAATTTCACGGCCTCCAAGCTTCGCTGGGTGATGGAAAACGAACCTGAAGTAGCTGCCAAAATCCACAAAATCATGCTTCCAGGCGATTTTATCGCTATGAAGTTAAGTGGTGAAATTTTGACCTCTGAAACAGGGCTTTCTGAAGGAATTTTCTGGGATTTCAAAGCAAACGGTTTAAGCAAGCCTTTGCTCAAGCAAATGGGAATTTCTGAATCCTTAATTCCTGATGCAGTGCCATCTTTTTCGATTCAAGGAAAAGTCACGGTAGAAGCTTCGAAAGAAACCGGGATTGAGGCTGGAGTACCGATTGCCTATCGTGCAGGAGATCAACCTAATAATGCTTTCTCCTTGAATGTGCTAAAGCCAGGCGAACTTGCTACCACTGCTGGAACTTCCGGGACAGTTTACGGGGTTTGCGACACACCACTTTACGATCCTGAATCGCGAGTAAATACCTTCGTACATGTCAATCACGCTGCCAAAGCACCTTCATATGGTGTTTTACTTTGTGTGAATGGAACGGGGATTTTGAATTCTTGGCTCAAGCGTGTGATGGGAGGTGCCAGAATTTCTTATGAGGAAATGAATAGTCTTGGTGGTTCAGCGCCCATCGGCTCAGATGGTTTGGTATTCATCCCATTTGGAAATGGTGTCGAAAGAATCATGCGTAACAAACCAGTAGGTGCACATCTATTGGGTTTGGATTTATTAAAGCACGATAAAAGACATCTAATCCGTTCTGCTCAAGAAGGTATTGTCTGTGCCTTGACTTATGGATTCAGAATCATGAAGGACATGGGAATGAATCTAAAAACGGTAAAGGCTGGTCATGCAAATATGTTTCTCAGTCCATTATTTAGAAAGACGTTCGTTCACATGAACCAAGTCAATCTGGAATTGTATGATACAGATGGGGCTCAAGGTGCCGCTAGGGGCGCGGGAATTGGTGTGGGTCTATATCATTCTGAAGCGGAGGCCTTTCAGGGGCTTCAACTATTGGAAACGGTAGAGCCAAACACAAATTTCTACGAACCATACGAGGAAGCTTATCACCATTGGGAGAATCGTCTCAAAGAAGTCATGTAA
- the xylA gene encoding xylose isomerase, which yields MSKTYFANIGKIKFEGTQSDNPLAFRYYDENRVVAGKTMKEHFKFAIAYWHSFCGTGGDPFGPGTISHPWDANPDPIQRAKDKMDAAFEFISKIGVDYYCFHDIDLIDEGPSLADYEKRMEIITDYALQHQKASGIKLLWGTANVFSNPRYMNGASTNPNFDVVAFAGTQVKNALDATIKLGGENYVFWGGREGYMSLLNTDMKREKDHLARFLTIARDYARKNGFKGTFFIEPKPMEPTKHQYDYDSETVIGFLRHYGLDKDFKLNIEVNHATLAGHTFQHELQVAVDGGFLGSIDANRGDYQNGWDTDQFALNLQELAESLLVILAGGGLQGGGVNFDAKVRRNSTDPEDLFLAHIGSMDAFARGLLIAADIMEKSDYLARRKARYASFDSGKGKAFEDGILTLEDLRAHAFEVGEPQQISGKQEYFENLINRFI from the coding sequence ATGTCAAAGACCTATTTTGCAAACATCGGAAAAATCAAGTTTGAAGGAACCCAAAGTGACAACCCACTTGCGTTTCGCTACTACGATGAAAATCGAGTAGTAGCTGGCAAGACCATGAAGGAGCATTTTAAGTTTGCCATTGCCTATTGGCATTCCTTCTGTGGAACAGGGGGTGATCCATTTGGTCCAGGAACAATCTCGCACCCATGGGATGCTAATCCAGATCCAATCCAGCGAGCAAAAGATAAAATGGATGCTGCCTTTGAATTCATTTCCAAGATCGGAGTGGATTACTATTGCTTCCACGATATCGATTTGATTGATGAAGGTCCAAGCCTCGCAGATTATGAAAAGCGAATGGAAATCATCACCGACTATGCCCTTCAGCACCAAAAAGCTTCAGGTATAAAATTATTGTGGGGTACTGCAAACGTTTTCAGTAATCCAAGATACATGAATGGAGCTTCTACCAACCCTAATTTTGATGTCGTTGCATTTGCTGGAACGCAAGTGAAAAACGCCTTGGACGCGACCATCAAACTAGGTGGTGAAAATTATGTGTTCTGGGGAGGACGAGAAGGATACATGTCCTTGTTAAATACTGATATGAAACGGGAAAAAGACCATTTGGCAAGATTCCTGACGATCGCTAGAGACTATGCGCGTAAAAATGGCTTCAAAGGAACCTTCTTTATCGAGCCAAAGCCAATGGAGCCAACCAAGCATCAGTATGATTATGATTCTGAAACAGTAATCGGATTTTTGAGACATTATGGTTTGGACAAAGATTTCAAACTCAATATCGAAGTCAACCATGCCACACTTGCAGGTCATACTTTCCAACATGAACTTCAAGTCGCAGTAGATGGCGGTTTCCTAGGATCAATTGATGCTAACCGTGGCGACTATCAGAATGGCTGGGATACAGACCAGTTTGCATTAAACCTTCAGGAGCTTGCAGAGTCTTTGTTGGTGATTCTAGCTGGAGGAGGTTTGCAAGGAGGAGGCGTAAACTTTGACGCGAAGGTTCGTCGAAATTCTACCGATCCTGAAGATTTATTCTTGGCGCATATTGGAAGCATGGATGCCTTCGCAAGAGGACTTTTGATTGCAGCTGATATTATGGAAAAATCAGACTATTTGGCTCGAAGAAAAGCGCGATATGCAAGCTTTGATTCTGGAAAAGGCAAGGCCTTCGAAGATGGAATTTTGACTTTGGAAGATTTAAGAGCCCATGCATTTGAAGTGGGTGAGCCACAGCAGATTTCTGGTAAGCAGGAATATTTCGAAAATTTGATCAATCGATTTATTTAA